The following proteins are co-located in the Castor canadensis chromosome 5, mCasCan1.hap1v2, whole genome shotgun sequence genome:
- the Cmtm6 gene encoding CKLF-like MARVEL transmembrane domain-containing protein 6, whose translation MENGAVYSPTTEEDPGPARGARGGLAAYFSLARLPWHRRVLKGLQLLLSLLAFICEEVVSQCTLCGGLYFFEFVSCSAFLLSLLLLIVHCTPVHDRVDAEKVKSSDFYITLGTGCVFLLASIIFVSTHDRTSAEIAAIVFGFMASFMFLFDFVAMLFEKRQEAQLRKPETAGRAEALTEPLNA comes from the exons ATGGAGAACGGAGCGGTGTACAGCCCCACCACCGAGGAGGACCCGGGCCCCGCCAGGGGCGCCCGGGGCGGCTTGGCCGCCTACTTTTCACTGGCGCGGCTTCCGTGGCACCGGCGCGTCCTCAAGGGCCTGCAGCTG CTGCTGTCTCTGCTGGCCTTCATCTGTGAAGAGGTTGTATCACAGTGCACTTTGTGTGGAGGACTGTACTTTTTTGAATTTGTGAGCTGTAGTGCCTTTCTCCTGAGCCTCCTCCTTCTGATTGTTCACTGCACTCCAGTGCACGACAGAGTCGATGCTGAAAAAGTCAAATCATCG gatttCTACATTACCTTGGGAACAGGATGTGTATTTCTGTTGGCATCTATCATTTTTGTTTCAACCCATGACAGAACCTCAGCTGAAATTGCTGCAATT GTGTTTGGATTTATGGCGAGTTTTATGTTCCTGTTTGACTTTGTTGCTATGCTCTTTGAAAAACGACAGGAGGCCCAGCTAAGAAAACCTGAGACTGCTGGTAGAGCAGAAGCCCTCACAGAACCACTGAACGCTTAA